The genomic segment TCCTTCAACACTTCAAACGAGGTTCCCGAAATCGCCCGAACGGCCAAGGTGTTCTTGATCACCTGAAAACCGATCTTTTGTTTTCGAAGTTCTCTCCGCAACATGGTGAGCTTTTCGACATTGATTCCCTTGTATTCAGTTAAGACCGCCGCCTGAGCCGCCTTCAGGTGACCTGAAAAATCCTGAACCCAATGTTCTTTTTCGAGGCGATGAACACTAGGCATGGGAACCTCCTTCCCCGGTCATGAAGGCAGCGGCATCCAATCGAATCCCCGGCCCCATGGTGGGCGAAATCGTAATGCTGCGAAGGTAAAGGCCTTTGGAAGTCGCCGGTTTGGCTTTCACGATCGACTCCATCAACGCAGTCACGTTCTCGCGAATTTGTTCCGCCGCAAACGACATCTTGCCGACCAACGTGTGCACATTTCCCGCTTTGTCGACCTTGAAATCGACCTTTCCTTTCCGGACGTCTTTCACGGCCTTCCCCACTTCAAACGTCACGGTTCCGACCTTGGGGTTCGGCATCAGTCCTTTGGGACCCAGGATGCTCCCGAGTTTGCCGACGGCGCCCATCATATCGGGCGTGGCGATCAACTTATCGAAATCGAGCCATCCCCCTTTGATCTTTTCGATCATATCCTCGGCTCCCACAAAATCCGCCCCGGCATCTTTGGCCTCTTTCTCCTTCTCCCCTTTGGCGATCACGAGGACGCGCACGGTTCTTCCCGTGCCGTGGGGAAGCAATACCGATCCCCGCACCATTTGATCCGCATGTTTGGGATCCACGCCGAGGTGAAGACTTAAATCGATCGTTTCATCGAACTTCGGAACGGTCATTCCCTTCAAAACGGTGACCGCGTCCTCCAGGCGGTACTTCTTCGCACGATTCACCTTTTGTGCGTTGTTCGAATATCGTTTTCCGAGTTTCGGCATTGTCGTAACTCCTTAGTCCACGACCTCTAGACCCATGCTCCGGGCGCTCCCCTCGATCGACCGCATGGCCGTTTCCAAGGTCGCCGCCGTCATATCCTGCATCTTGAGCTTGGCGATCTCTTCGATCTGCTTCCGCCGGACCTTTCCGACCTTTTCTTTGTTCGGCACACCCGATCCCTTTTCGATTCCCGCGGCCTTTTTCAACAGATCGGAAGCGGGCGGAGTCTTCGTGATGAACGTAAACGATCGGTCGACGTAAATCGTGATGACCACCGGAATGATCGTCCCCTCTTGCGCCTGGGTCTTGGCGTTAAACTGTTTGCAGAATTCCATAATATTGACCCCGTGTTGTCCCAGCGCCGGACCGATCGGGGGCGCCGGATTGGCCTTCCCCGCGGGAATCTGCAGTTTCACCGAAGTTTGAATCTTTTTTCCTACCGCCATCGCCGACCTCAGTTCTTTTCCACCTGGGCGTAGTCGAGCTCCACAGGCGTGGACCGTCCGAAGATGCTCACCAACACGCGCAGTTTTCCTTTTTCGGGCTTCACCTCGTCGACCATGCCGTTGAAATTCTGGAACGGCCCTTCGATGACCCGAACGCTTTCGCCTTTTTCAAAGGTGGTCTTAAGCTTCGGCCGGAGAGTCCCCTCCGTGATTTGCGCCGTAAGTCTCGACACTTCTTTTTCCGGAACCGCCGGCGGTTTGGATCCGCCTCCCACGAAACCGGTGACCTTCGGCGTGTTTTTCACGATGTGCCAGGTTTCGTCGTTCAAAATCATTTTCACCAGGATGTAGCCCGGGAAGAACTTCCTTCGAGTGGTCTTCTTTTCCCCTTTGACCATCTCCACGACGTCTTCCTGCGGAATGAGAACCTCACCGAAGAAATCCTTCTTCCCCATGGCGGCGACCCGCTCTTCGAGAGCCTGTTTGGCCTTGTTTTCGAAACCCGAATACGTGTGAACGACGTACCATTTCTGCACGGCAGGTCGCTCCGCTTTCGGCTCCTCGGTCGGGGCCGCCGGCGTCGCTTTCTCCGATACCTCGGACTCAACACCCGCCGGCGTTTCCGCTTCGGGCGCCGTGTTCTCTTCTTCCGTCGCCGAAGACACCGGCTCCGCGTTCTCTGTTTCCTGTTCCGTCACTTCGATCCTCTCGAGCGAAAAGCTAAATACGAAGGAGAAAGCCGATCAACCGATTGCACATCCAGTCGAAGACTCCCAAGATGACCGCCATCAGCATCACGCAAATCACGACGACCACCGTCGACAATGTCGCGTCTTTTCGGGGAGGCCACGACACCTTGTGAAGCTCCTGCATCACTTCGATCGTGAACGTGTCCACCTTGGGTTGCCGAACGTAGACGTAAGCGAAGAGTGACACCGCCACGACCGAAATCACCGCCGTCACCGGCAGCTGCGCGATTCCCATCACGGGCGGATTGGGCAAACGCAGGTACCCCACCAGGATCACGAGAACGTTGTTCAGCACCCACGACAAAAGCAACGTGGCAATGATGTAACTTAGATAAATCCACTTCCGGTCGCTTTCCATTCCCTACTTCGTTTCTTTGTGAACGATGTGCTTTCGGCAGAAGCGGCAGTATTTCTTCCGCTGCAACTTCTCCGTGTTCGTTTTCTTGTTCTTCGTCGTGGAGTAGTTGCGACGCTTACATTGCGTGCACTCAAGCTGAATGATGCTGTACATCCACCATCCCCCTACTCGACCACCTCCGACACCACTCCGGCGCCGACCGTTCGTCCGCCTTCACGGATGGCGAATCGGCTCTCCTTTTCCATGGCGATCGGTGTGATCAGTTCCACTTCCACGGCGATGTTGTCTCCGGGCATGACCATTTCCACGTTGGCGGGAAGAGTGCACACTCCGGTCACGTCCGTGGTTCGGAAGTAAAACTGCGGCCGGTATCCTTTGAAGAACGGCGTATGCCGCCCTCCCTCTTCCTTCGTCAAAATATAGGTCGTCGCCTTGAATTTCTTGTGCGGCGTGATGGAACCCGGCTTACCCAACACCTGGCCGCGCTCGACGTCTTCGCGCTTAATACCACGGAGCAGAGCTCCGATGTTGTCGCCCGCCTGACCCGAGTCGAGGAGTTTCTTGAACATCTCCACGCCGGTCACGACGGTCTTCGTGGTCGGTCGCAATCCGACGATTTCCACTTCATCGCCCACCTTCACCTGCCCGCGCTCCACACGGCCCGTGACGACGGTTCCACGACCTTCGATCGAGAACACGTCTTCCACGGGGAGAAGGAACGGCTTGTCGATGTCTCGAACCGGCTGCGGAATGTGGGCGTCCAACGCTTTCATCAGTTCCCAAATGGGCTCGGCGCCCTTTCCGGTCGAATCGCTGATCGCTTTGGTCGCGCTGCCGCGAATGACCGGGATCTTGTCGCCCGGGAAGTTGTACTTCGTAAGAAGCTCGCGAACCTCCAACTCGACGAGAGAAAGCAGCTCCTCGTCTTCCACGAGGTCGCATTTGTTCATGAACACCACGATCGCCGGAACGTTGACCTGACGCGCGAGAAGAATGTGCTCGCGGGTCTGGGGCATCGGACCATCGGCCGCGCTGACCACCAGGATGGCGCCGTCCATCTGCGCCGCTCCGGAAATCATGTTCTTGACGTAATCCGCGTGTCCCGGGCAGTCGATGTGCGCGTAGTGGCGCTTTTCGGTCTCGTATTCCACATGCGCCAAAGCGACGGTCAGAATCTTCGTGGGATCCCGGCGGAAGCTTTTCGCATCGGCTTTGGCGATTTCATCGTACGACTTGGAAGTCGCCAACTTCTTTGTAGAGAGCACCTTGGTGATGGCCGCCGTTAGCGTCGTCTTTCCGTGGTCGACGTGCCCGATTGTGCCCACGTTAACGTGTGGTTTCGTCCGTTCAAATTTTTGTTTCGACATGTGTTCTCTTCTCCTGTTGTTTTCAACCTAAACTGTTTCCTTCACCTCAATGCTCACTGGAGCCCACGATCGGAATCGAACCGATGACCTCTTCCTTACCAAGGAAGTGCTCTACCTACTGAGCTACATGGGCTGCACGGCTAGTCTTTTTTCCGTCTAGCTTCGTTCTCGCCGACTCGAAATCCTCACATACGAACTACTGTATGCTCCGGTTTCTCGTCGTCTGCGGCCTCGCTAGCCGGAAAAAACCCTGCGCCTTACTCGCCAATCCTCCTAACAAATCCTCCGCACTCACGACCGCCCAAAATTGGAGCGGGGAACGGGATTCGAACCCGCGACCCTCAGCTTGGAAGGCTGATGCTCTAGCCAGCTGAGCTACCCCCGCCTGGCTAACGGCTTGTCTTTTTCGCGCCTGTCTTCGTTCGTCACCCGCGCGGCCTCGCCAGTCGAAAAAATTACGTCGCCTTTTTCCTTCCTAGCTGGCCGCCAAAAATCCTGCGCCTTACTTACCAAACCTCCTCTTCGCCATTCGACCTTCGCTCTCTTGGTGGAGAGGGAAGGATTCGAACCTTCGAAGGCCGGAGCCGGCAGATTTACAGTCTGCTCCCTTTGACCACTCGGGTACCTCTCCTCTTGGCACGGCTTGTCTTTTTGCCGCCCAGCTTCGTTCTCCCTCCTCGAAAATCCTCACAGGCCTTCCAGGCATGCTCCGGTTTTCTCGTCGGTCGGGCCTCGCTGGCCGGCAAAAATCCTGCGCCTTTTTCTGCACAGTTTGGCCCGCCATACGGACAAAACGCCTTCACCTCTCGCGCCGTAAATGCGGCTGCCTCAAACAAAAAAATCAAATATCCCGTTTCCACATGGAGCTGGCGATGGGACTTGAACCCGCAACCTGCTGATTACAAATCAGCTGCTCTACCATTGAGCTACGCCAGCGGGATTTCTATCCTGTTCCTGCTCCTAAATTTGTGGAATCGAAGCGGGCGTTTGTAGGTCAAATTGCTAGATGTGTCAAGCAAGAAACAAATAAAATAATTCAGCTTTTTGCCTTTTTGCGAGCTCGTTGTTTTGAAATTTCATAGACCGCAACAGCTCCGGCAACCGCCGCGTTCAAAGCCTCTCCTTTCCCGGGTAAAGATGCCATTTCATCGCATTTCTTCGCGGTTAGGTTCCGGAGCCCCGAGCCTTCGCTTCCGACCACTAACATCACCGGAGATTTCGCAAAATCTAATGATTCCAGAGGCTTTTCTGCGTCCGCGGCCAACCCCACACACCAGATTCCCCCTTCGCGGCACGCGTCGAGCTCGCGTGCGAGATTCGCCGCCCGGACAATCGGCAAGGAAAAGAGGGTTCCCGCCGAGGCCTTGGCAACGCTTCCCGTCAAAGGCGCCGCCCGATCGCGGGCCATTAGAACGAGGCTTCCCCCGAAAAAATGGGTGGACCGAATCAGGGATCCGACATTCTGGGGATCCTGAATCTCGTCCATCGCGATTCCGAGAAATGCGTCGGTCGAAAAGCCGGAGGACTCGAGCCAATCGGACACGCTGTCCCAGGTGTCGAGGCTGGCTCGAATTCCAAGATTTTGGGATTTATCACTCCCCAGTTTATCGGCCAAGGCGTTGCGATTCATCCGCCGGACCGGGATCCTCTCTGACTCGACTCTTTTTAGGATATCGGCGGCCGAGGCTGGAACCGGATCCGACACGAAAATCTCGTGAACTCGCGCAGTGGACGACGCCAGCGCCGACTTCACGACGTGCGTGCCCCACGCAAAAATTTCAAGCGAAGCCATGAAAACTCACTGAGCCGAAAATTGCGTGACGAATCCCTCTCCGAACCCCTTGGCTGCAAGATCCTTCGCAGCCCCATCCGCCTTGGTCCGATCCGCATAAGGACCGACAAACACCCGGTGCCATTCCTGTTTCCCCTTCGTTCCGCTCCTCGCGAACGCCGGGAATCCCTGGTTCTTGAGGGAATCGATCAACTCATGCGCCTTGCCGATATCGCGAAAAGCGCTGACTTGAACGACCATCGTTCCTTTTCCGCCGGGTATCTTCGACTCCTCGTCCGATATCGCGATGGCCCGCGCCGCCTTGGATTCCATTTTCGGTTCGACCTTCGCTACTTTCGGCGTCGGCTCTTGCGCTTCCAGTGCACGGCCGGCCGTGGGTTGTTCTTCTTTCAACGTTTTGAAGAAGGTCAGCTCCTCCTGCGCCGGATGTGGAGGGGTAACCGACAGTCCCGTTTCCGCTGGGTTGCCGGAAATCGCCTGTTTCGCCCGACTCCAGCCGAGGTAATACGAAAAAGCGCAAAGGCCGAGCGAGACGAACGGAAATACAACCAGATAGACCAAACGAGAGCGGGTCATAATTGCGGAAAATTTTAAGCTGTTTTGGGGAGTTATCAACCCTCCTTCGTCGTATCCCACCGCCGGTCGGTTTGATATCATGGTAGGAAGGATTCATGGAACGACGAGGGGAAGATCCCCGGGAAGAATCCCTGGGGCTGGCTCAATTAAAGCAGGTTATCGCATCACTCGAACGAATGATTCGTTCCCAGCGGCTCTACGCCTCCAACAATCCCATTCTCGTCAAACACCAGCAGGATCTGTTCCAGCGGATGTCGAAATACCTTTCCAATTATGGAGAGACGGCGTTCGTGATCGAGCCGTTTCAAATGAGGGTGGGTGACGAGATCGTCTACACAAATGACAGCCGAGAAGAGAGTTTTGCTTTTCGCCTTTTCAATGACGGGGTTCGTACTCTCAAATTTCTGCCCGGTCTGACGCTCGAGGAACTAAATGAATTTGTAGCCGCGCTCAACGCCCCGCAAGGTGAAGAAGCGTCCGAACTCGATGCGGTCACGATTTTCTGGGAAACCGAATTTGAACACATTGAGTACACCGTCGCAGACGCCTTCACGGATGAACCGACATCGGACGACAAATCGGCGCAGGAGAAAGCGGAAGAGATCGTCGACCCCAACATGACCATGTACCGCGGGGCCGGCGGTGAGGCCGATGAAGACATCTATCACGATCTTAAAGTCACGCTGAACATGACCAGCGTCGGACAACTCTTCCAGGAACGATGCGTCCTCACGCCGGATGAACTGGAAAAAGTTCGTGAAGAAATCATTCAATGCGACCGGCCCGAGCGGCTCGTTCTCGATTTCGTCGACATGGTGCTGGCCGTCCTTCAGGAAGAACGCGACGTCGACGAGTTCGAAAAGACACTGGCCGCGCTCGGCAGCATTTTGGACAACAATTTGATGCATGGAAGGCTTCATATCGCCCGAATGGCGATGGAGCAGGTTCATCAGTTCCCCCGCCGACCCATTGAAATGGCCAAGGCGGATCCGAACATTCTTCCGCGGACGCTGAAGCTTTTGTGGACTACGGAACGGACCGACCTTTTCTTCCAGGCGCTCAATCAAGAACCGACCGGCAGCGCCGAGGATATTGAAATGCTGGTAGCCATGATGGATCCGATGGCCCTTCCTTATCTTTTGAAAGCGGTCGTCCGAGTGGTCGATCCCAATCGTCGCCGGATCGTCTGTCACGGAATCGCCCGGCTTCACCGCGGCGATCTCGGGATCTACTTGCCGATGCTCTCTTCCAAGGATCCCGACATCATCCGTTCGGCGATTTACATACTTTCCGCAATCCGCCACGAGAAAGTAACGGACCTTCTGGGGTCCCTGATTCAACATCCGGACCTCTCGATTCGTAAGGAAGCCATCGCCGTTCTTCGGAATTTTCAAACCCCGAAGGCGTTTCGAATGCTCGGCAATCTTCTCAACGATTCGAATCTCGAAATCCGCCTTCTGGCCCTGCGGATTTTAGCCGCGTCGAAAGACCGGGACGTCGCGATGCAACTGACCTCGACGATCAACCGGGAAGATTTCCGTGAAAAGAGTCTTCAGGAGCGAAAAACTTACTACTACGCGGCCGGCAAGATTCTGGGCGACGAATTCGTAGGGTTTCTGGAAGGAATTCTTGAAACCAAGAGCTGGTTTCGCCGGCCGGAGCTGGAGGAATTATACCAGTGCGCGACATTCGCGTTGAGCGTGATCGCCTCGCCGAAAGCCAAGGCTGTGCTCGAACGATTCGCCCGGTCGAAAAACAAAAGTGTCCGACGCTTCAGCGAAGCGGCGCTGCGGGCATTGGCGGGAGGAGCGGCGGCTGCGGCTTCGTAGAAGCAGATGACACCCGACCGTTCCAAAAAATTGGTCAATCAGCTCTTCATGCTGTTCAAGACGGCGCAGATTCACGACCCCGCGAATCGAGCGTTCCAGCAGCCACTCGAGCAGTTTCGTCAGACGCTGAACGAAACGATCTCGGCCGAAGGATCGCTTACACTCGAATCGGTGGAGATGAGCCTCTATTTGAACGAGGCCAAGATCCGCACCGACATTTCCACGTTCGGCACGTTTCAATACCTGCAGGACGAGTTTTTTCAGAAAAACGTGGGAGGCATTCGTTTCGTCAGCTGTCCTTCCCTCCAGGAGCTGACCCAGTTTGTCCGACTTATTGTCCGGGGCAACGATCCCACGCGGATCGGCGCCGAGGCGCTCAACTCAGCCCTCACGGACCAGCAAATCGGAAATATCGAATTTCTCGAGCGGGCGGAGAAGGCGACGACATCCTCGGACCAGGCCACCCAAAAAACGGAGCACAAGCGTCGAGCGCTGAAGAACTACGTGAAAGCCATCGACCTCGTTCGGGATTCCTCCTTCCGGATCGCCAAAGCCAAAGCGGTGGATACACGTAAAGCAAAACGCATCGTCTACGACCTGGTCGACATCTGCATCTCCGAGGGGTTTTCCTTCCTCGGGCTTTCCAGCATCAAGAACTACGATGAGTACACGTACAATCACTCGGTCAATGTCTGCATCGTCTCCATCGGGTTTGGAAAGAACCTGGGACTCTCGAAAAAGCAGATCGGCGAGCTCGGGATCGCCGGCCTCTACCACGATTACGGAAAGCTCTCGATCCCGCGCGAGATTCTGAACAAACCGGGCCGTTTCGATCCGCACGAGTGGGAGATTATGAAAACCCACCCCCTGAAATCGATCAAAACACTTCTGTCCCAAAAGGAAATCCAGGAGACCGATATTAAGAAGATGATCGCCGCGTTCGAGCACCATCGGAACTATGATTGCACCGGCTATCCGCAGACCGGCGTGAAGAAGGAAATGAATTTTTACTCCAAAGTCGTGGCGATTGCGGATGCGTACGACGCCATGACCACCAATCGCGTCTATCAGCGGGCCATGCTTCCGACGTACGCCCTGAAAATATTGGTCGACAACGGCGGAACGAAGTTCGACCCGATTCTGGTGAAGGCCTTCATCAACACGGTCGGCATGTATCCGGTCGGATCCCTATTGCGGATGACGAACGGCTCGTTGGCCGTCGTCACCGCCGAGAACAAGGATCCCTCCAAGCTGGACCGGCCCTTTGTGCGAATCGCGGTGGATTCCCAAGGCAACCGACTGGAACAGGGTCCTGAAATCGACCTGGCCGATCCCGCCATGGGCGCCGGCTGGGACATCTCCACCATCTTGCGGCCCGAGGAATACCGGATCAACGTCGCTCATTATCTGTTCGGCGACATCGCCGAATCCATGAAGCCGGCAACATCTAACTAACTCAAGAATGAGTTTGGGCTCCGGTCTCGCCGTGCACCCCCATTGCTCGGTTAATTATCGTCAGGGGGATGCCCGCATCCCCCTGACAACCCCCGCGCTCATGCCTGGCAAAGCCAGATCCTTCGCGTGCTCGCAATGGGGACCCCCGGCTCGCCACCCAAACTCATTCTTAAATTGAGCCTGCACTGCCAGTTCTTCGGAATACGTCCAAGACGGGGACGGTCGTTCGATCGATGAGCAACGTGTGAAGTCCGACCAGAGTTTTTTGTCATCTTTAGGGTGTTGTTAAAACAAGCGTGCACATGATATGAGAGCCGCCAATGGCTCGGGATGACCTAGTCTTGATTGAAGGAACCGTCGTGGAAGTGCTGGCGGGCGGCAATTTTGCCATTGAAGGAGCCAAGGGAATCCGCATCAACGCGAAGTTGGCCGGCAAACTCCGCCGCAGACATATCCGCGTCATCCTGGGCGACCGCGTGACCGTCGGCGTTTCGCCGTACGACCCCACGCACGGCCTCATCACTTATCGGGGCCGCGATCCAGCGCTCGGCCCGGAATAAACAAAAAAAGTTGTATTAAAACTTTTTAAGCTTTTCGTCATTTTCAACCCGGGCGGCATAAACCTCGCTATATTTTCCATTCGCGACAGATGTTTACGTAACTGTTGACAATTTTGTGAACACTTCGGTATACTTCGATGGAAGGTATAGAATGCCGAAAAGCCACGCCACAACCGTTCGGATCAGTCCATCGGCTCGAAAGACCTTAGAGGAAATCTCGCATCACTCGGGCGAAGACTTTGTTACGGTGCTCGATCAAGCGTTGGAGGATCTCAAACGCAAACAGTTTCTCGAACGTGTCAACGCCGCTTATGGAACGGCCAAGAAAGCCCGAAAGCAGCAACGGAACGACGCCGAGGTTTGGGATTCGACCGCGGCCGATGGCCTGGATCCCTGGTAACGGTCATGTCCGACGTTTTGCCGGCGCGTGGCGAAGTTTGGGTCGTGGACTTGAATCCCATTCGAGGTCACGAACAAGCCGGACTGCGACCGGCCTTGATACTCTCCGACGATACTTTTAATCATGGGCCTGCCGACCTGGTGGTGGTTGTGCCGATGACTCGAACGGATCGCCGGATCCCTCTGCACGTGGAAGTTTCACCGCCGGAAGGCGGGCTGAAAACAAGGAGCTTTGTCATGTGCGAAATGCTTCGCTCCATCACGAAAAGCCGGCTTCGCAAGAGATGGGGGCGACTGTCAGAGCCTAAACTCGCCGCAGTTGAGGAACGCGTCCGGATCTTGCTTGGTTTGTAACCACTCCCCGTCCACTACCTCCAGGAAACGCGCGCTTCACCCGGCGCGGGGATCACGCGACCGATCTCCCGGGCGCCAGCAGAGAGCCGAAGTGCCCTGCTGAGATCAGATCGGCCGACAACAAAGATAAAACCAACCCCCATATTAAACGTTCGGTACATTTCCCGATCGGTAATCCGTCCCCGTTCCTGAA from the Bdellovibrionota bacterium genome contains:
- the rplA gene encoding 50S ribosomal protein L1, yielding MPKLGKRYSNNAQKVNRAKKYRLEDAVTVLKGMTVPKFDETIDLSLHLGVDPKHADQMVRGSVLLPHGTGRTVRVLVIAKGEKEKEAKDAGADFVGAEDMIEKIKGGWLDFDKLIATPDMMGAVGKLGSILGPKGLMPNPKVGTVTFEVGKAVKDVRKGKVDFKVDKAGNVHTLVGKMSFAAEQIRENVTALMESIVKAKPATSKGLYLRSITISPTMGPGIRLDAAAFMTGEGGSHA
- the rplK gene encoding 50S ribosomal protein L11; translated protein: MAVGKKIQTSVKLQIPAGKANPAPPIGPALGQHGVNIMEFCKQFNAKTQAQEGTIIPVVITIYVDRSFTFITKTPPASDLLKKAAGIEKGSGVPNKEKVGKVRRKQIEEIAKLKMQDMTAATLETAMRSIEGSARSMGLEVVD
- the nusG gene encoding transcription termination/antitermination protein NusG — encoded protein: MQKWYVVHTYSGFENKAKQALEERVAAMGKKDFFGEVLIPQEDVVEMVKGEKKTTRRKFFPGYILVKMILNDETWHIVKNTPKVTGFVGGGSKPPAVPEKEVSRLTAQITEGTLRPKLKTTFEKGESVRVIEGPFQNFNGMVDEVKPEKGKLRVLVSIFGRSTPVELDYAQVEKN
- the secE gene encoding preprotein translocase subunit SecE, yielding MESDRKWIYLSYIIATLLLSWVLNNVLVILVGYLRLPNPPVMGIAQLPVTAVISVVAVSLFAYVYVRQPKVDTFTIEVMQELHKVSWPPRKDATLSTVVVVICVMLMAVILGVFDWMCNRLIGFLLRI
- the rpmG gene encoding 50S ribosomal protein L33; its protein translation is MYSIIQLECTQCKRRNYSTTKNKKTNTEKLQRKKYCRFCRKHIVHKETK
- the tuf gene encoding elongation factor Tu; translation: MSKQKFERTKPHVNVGTIGHVDHGKTTLTAAITKVLSTKKLATSKSYDEIAKADAKSFRRDPTKILTVALAHVEYETEKRHYAHIDCPGHADYVKNMISGAAQMDGAILVVSAADGPMPQTREHILLARQVNVPAIVVFMNKCDLVEDEELLSLVELEVRELLTKYNFPGDKIPVIRGSATKAISDSTGKGAEPIWELMKALDAHIPQPVRDIDKPFLLPVEDVFSIEGRGTVVTGRVERGQVKVGDEVEIVGLRPTTKTVVTGVEMFKKLLDSGQAGDNIGALLRGIKREDVERGQVLGKPGSITPHKKFKATTYILTKEEGGRHTPFFKGYRPQFYFRTTDVTGVCTLPANVEMVMPGDNIAVEVELITPIAMEKESRFAIREGGRTVGAGVVSEVVE
- a CDS encoding RNA methyltransferase, with protein sequence MASLEIFAWGTHVVKSALASSTARVHEIFVSDPVPASAADILKRVESERIPVRRMNRNALADKLGSDKSQNLGIRASLDTWDSVSDWLESSGFSTDAFLGIAMDEIQDPQNVGSLIRSTHFFGGSLVLMARDRAAPLTGSVAKASAGTLFSLPIVRAANLARELDACREGGIWCVGLAADAEKPLESLDFAKSPVMLVVGSEGSGLRNLTAKKCDEMASLPGKGEALNAAVAGAVAVYEISKQRARKKAKS
- a CDS encoding SPOR domain-containing protein produces the protein MTRSRLVYLVVFPFVSLGLCAFSYYLGWSRAKQAISGNPAETGLSVTPPHPAQEELTFFKTLKEEQPTAGRALEAQEPTPKVAKVEPKMESKAARAIAISDEESKIPGGKGTMVVQVSAFRDIGKAHELIDSLKNQGFPAFARSGTKGKQEWHRVFVGPYADRTKADGAAKDLAAKGFGEGFVTQFSAQ
- a CDS encoding HEAT repeat domain-containing protein; this encodes MERRGEDPREESLGLAQLKQVIASLERMIRSQRLYASNNPILVKHQQDLFQRMSKYLSNYGETAFVIEPFQMRVGDEIVYTNDSREESFAFRLFNDGVRTLKFLPGLTLEELNEFVAALNAPQGEEASELDAVTIFWETEFEHIEYTVADAFTDEPTSDDKSAQEKAEEIVDPNMTMYRGAGGEADEDIYHDLKVTLNMTSVGQLFQERCVLTPDELEKVREEIIQCDRPERLVLDFVDMVLAVLQEERDVDEFEKTLAALGSILDNNLMHGRLHIARMAMEQVHQFPRRPIEMAKADPNILPRTLKLLWTTERTDLFFQALNQEPTGSAEDIEMLVAMMDPMALPYLLKAVVRVVDPNRRRIVCHGIARLHRGDLGIYLPMLSSKDPDIIRSAIYILSAIRHEKVTDLLGSLIQHPDLSIRKEAIAVLRNFQTPKAFRMLGNLLNDSNLEIRLLALRILAASKDRDVAMQLTSTINREDFREKSLQERKTYYYAAGKILGDEFVGFLEGILETKSWFRRPELEELYQCATFALSVIASPKAKAVLERFARSKNKSVRRFSEAALRALAGGAAAAAS
- a CDS encoding HD-GYP domain-containing protein gives rise to the protein MTPDRSKKLVNQLFMLFKTAQIHDPANRAFQQPLEQFRQTLNETISAEGSLTLESVEMSLYLNEAKIRTDISTFGTFQYLQDEFFQKNVGGIRFVSCPSLQELTQFVRLIVRGNDPTRIGAEALNSALTDQQIGNIEFLERAEKATTSSDQATQKTEHKRRALKNYVKAIDLVRDSSFRIAKAKAVDTRKAKRIVYDLVDICISEGFSFLGLSSIKNYDEYTYNHSVNVCIVSIGFGKNLGLSKKQIGELGIAGLYHDYGKLSIPREILNKPGRFDPHEWEIMKTHPLKSIKTLLSQKEIQETDIKKMIAAFEHHRNYDCTGYPQTGVKKEMNFYSKVVAIADAYDAMTTNRVYQRAMLPTYALKILVDNGGTKFDPILVKAFINTVGMYPVGSLLRMTNGSLAVVTAENKDPSKLDRPFVRIAVDSQGNRLEQGPEIDLADPAMGAGWDISTILRPEEYRINVAHYLFGDIAESMKPATSN
- the infA gene encoding translation initiation factor IF-1 produces the protein MARDDLVLIEGTVVEVLAGGNFAIEGAKGIRINAKLAGKLRRRHIRVILGDRVTVGVSPYDPTHGLITYRGRDPALGPE
- a CDS encoding toxin-antitoxin system protein; amino-acid sequence: MPKSHATTVRISPSARKTLEEISHHSGEDFVTVLDQALEDLKRKQFLERVNAAYGTAKKARKQQRNDAEVWDSTAADGLDPW
- a CDS encoding type II toxin-antitoxin system PemK/MazF family toxin; translated protein: MSDVLPARGEVWVVDLNPIRGHEQAGLRPALILSDDTFNHGPADLVVVVPMTRTDRRIPLHVEVSPPEGGLKTRSFVMCEMLRSITKSRLRKRWGRLSEPKLAAVEERVRILLGL